Proteins found in one Pectobacterium atrosepticum genomic segment:
- the rapZ gene encoding RNase adapter RapZ — protein MVLMIVSGRSGSGKSVALRALEDMGFYCVDNLPVVLLPELANTLAARNISAAVSIDVRNMPESPEIFEHAMEQLPPSFSPQLLFLDADRNTLIRRYSDTRRLHPLSSKNLSLESAIDEESDLLEPLRSRADLIIDTSEMSVHELAEMLRTRLLGKRERELTMVFESFGFKHGIPIDADYVFDVRFLPNPHWDPKLRPMTGLDKPVASFLDRHTEVHNFIYQTRSYLELWLPMLETNNRSYLTVAIGCTGGKHRSVYVAEQLADYFRSRGKNVQSRHRTLEKRKPS, from the coding sequence ATGGTGCTGATGATTGTCAGTGGTCGCTCAGGTTCAGGGAAATCTGTCGCCCTGCGCGCATTAGAAGATATGGGGTTCTACTGCGTAGATAATCTACCAGTGGTGCTATTGCCAGAACTGGCTAATACGCTTGCGGCACGTAACATTTCCGCGGCTGTCAGCATTGACGTGCGCAATATGCCGGAATCGCCGGAAATCTTTGAGCATGCCATGGAGCAACTGCCACCAAGTTTCTCGCCTCAACTACTGTTTCTGGATGCCGATCGCAATACGCTGATTCGTCGCTACAGCGATACCCGTCGCCTGCACCCGCTGTCCAGTAAGAACCTGTCACTGGAAAGCGCGATTGATGAAGAAAGTGATCTGCTGGAACCGCTGCGTTCACGCGCCGATCTGATTATTGACACCTCAGAGATGTCCGTGCACGAACTGGCCGAGATGCTGCGCACACGGCTGCTCGGCAAGCGAGAACGCGAGCTCACGATGGTGTTCGAATCGTTCGGCTTCAAGCATGGTATTCCTATCGATGCCGATTACGTCTTTGACGTGCGCTTCCTGCCAAACCCGCACTGGGATCCGAAACTGCGCCCGATGACTGGTCTGGATAAGCCCGTTGCGTCCTTCCTCGACCGACATACCGAAGTTCACAATTTCATCTACCAGACTCGCAGCTATCTAGAACTGTGGCTGCCGATGCTGGAAACCAATAACCGTAGCTATCTGACCGTCGCCATTGGCTGTACTGGCGGTAAACACCGTTCAGTGTACGTCGCTGAGCAGTTGGCAGACTACTTCCGCTCACGCGGTAAGAACGTACAGTCACGCCACCGTACGCTGGAAAAACGGAAACCTTCGTGA
- a CDS encoding ribosome hibernation promoting factor, whose amino-acid sequence MQLNITGHHIEITEPLRDFVNGKFAKLEQYFDRINQVNVVLRVEKVQQIAEATLHVNGGELHATSEAEDMYAAIDLLIDKLARQLNKHKDKLKQH is encoded by the coding sequence ATGCAGCTCAACATTACCGGACACCACATCGAGATCACTGAACCACTGCGTGATTTTGTGAATGGCAAATTTGCCAAATTAGAGCAGTATTTTGACCGGATTAATCAGGTCAATGTGGTATTGAGAGTGGAAAAAGTTCAGCAAATTGCCGAGGCTACGCTCCATGTTAATGGTGGAGAGCTGCATGCAACCTCTGAAGCGGAAGATATGTACGCCGCGATAGATTTATTGATTGATAAGCTGGCGAGACAGCTCAATAAGCATAAAGATAAACTCAAGCAGCACTAA
- a CDS encoding PTS phosphocarrier protein NPr, with protein sequence MTVRQTVEIKNKLGMHARPAMKLFELVQSFDAEVILRNDSGTEAEASSVIAMLMLDSAKGRLIEVEATGQDEEQALAAVIGLFEAGFDED encoded by the coding sequence ATGACAGTCCGGCAAACGGTTGAAATTAAAAACAAGCTGGGTATGCATGCTCGCCCAGCGATGAAGCTGTTCGAGCTGGTGCAGAGCTTTGATGCGGAAGTGATACTGCGCAATGACAGCGGCACCGAAGCGGAAGCCAGTAGCGTGATTGCCATGCTGATGCTGGACTCGGCCAAAGGCCGACTCATCGAAGTAGAAGCCACTGGCCAAGACGAAGAACAGGCGCTTGCTGCCGTCATCGGGCTGTTCGAAGCGGGGTTCGACGAAGACTAG
- the pmbA gene encoding metalloprotease PmbA, whose product MTITTQVAEQRKALELAVAQALELASAGSDAAEVAVSKTTGISVSTRYGDVENVEFNSDGALGITVYHQQRKGSASSTDLSPDAIARTVQAALDIARYTSVDPFAGPADRDLLAFDAPDLDLFHPTELDADRGIELAARAEQAALQADKRITNTEGGSFNSHYGVKVFGNSHGLLKSYCSSRHSMSSCVIAEVNGNMERDYAYTIGRALEDLRSPEWVGEECARRTLSRLSPRKLPTMQAPVMFSAEVATGLFGHLVGAISGGSVYRKSTFLLDKLGQQILPEWLTIEEHPHLLKGLASTPFDSEGVRTQARDIVKAGVLQTWLMTSYSARKLGMQSTGHAGGIHNWRIAGQGLDFNGMLKQMGKGLLVTELMGQGVSGVTGDYSRGASGFWVENGEIQYPVSEITIAGNLKDMLRNIVTVGNDIETRSNIQCGSVLLPEMKIAGE is encoded by the coding sequence ATGACGATAACTACTCAGGTTGCAGAGCAGCGTAAAGCGCTGGAACTCGCGGTTGCTCAGGCGCTGGAACTGGCGAGTGCCGGTTCTGATGCGGCAGAAGTCGCGGTGTCAAAAACGACGGGGATTAGCGTCAGTACCCGTTATGGTGACGTTGAAAATGTCGAATTCAACAGCGATGGTGCCTTGGGCATCACGGTTTATCATCAACAGCGTAAAGGCAGTGCATCGTCTACCGATCTCAGCCCAGATGCGATAGCGCGTACCGTTCAGGCCGCGCTGGATATTGCGCGCTATACCTCTGTCGATCCTTTTGCTGGCCCGGCGGATCGCGATCTTCTGGCGTTTGACGCGCCGGATCTGGATCTGTTCCATCCAACCGAACTGGATGCGGATCGTGGCATTGAGTTAGCGGCTCGCGCAGAGCAGGCTGCATTACAGGCTGACAAGCGTATCACCAACACCGAAGGCGGCAGCTTTAACAGTCACTACGGCGTTAAGGTGTTCGGCAATAGCCACGGCCTGCTGAAAAGCTACTGCTCCAGCCGTCATTCCATGTCCAGCTGCGTGATTGCCGAAGTTAATGGCAATATGGAACGGGATTATGCTTACACCATCGGCCGTGCGCTGGAGGATTTGCGTAGCCCTGAATGGGTGGGCGAAGAGTGTGCGCGCCGGACGTTATCCCGGCTGTCACCGCGTAAACTGCCAACCATGCAGGCACCGGTGATGTTTTCTGCGGAAGTGGCAACGGGCCTGTTTGGTCATTTGGTTGGTGCCATCAGCGGCGGCAGCGTTTATCGTAAATCCACTTTCCTGCTGGATAAACTGGGCCAGCAGATTCTGCCAGAGTGGCTGACGATTGAGGAACATCCGCACCTGTTGAAAGGGCTGGCTTCTACGCCGTTCGATAGCGAAGGTGTGCGGACGCAGGCGCGTGACATTGTGAAGGCTGGCGTGTTGCAGACTTGGCTGATGACGAGTTATTCCGCGCGTAAACTGGGGATGCAGAGCACCGGCCACGCTGGTGGTATCCACAACTGGCGGATTGCCGGACAAGGTTTGGATTTCAACGGTATGTTGAAGCAGATGGGCAAAGGCCTGTTGGTGACCGAACTGATGGGACAAGGTGTTAGCGGTGTAACGGGGGATTATTCCCGTGGGGCATCCGGTTTCTGGGTCGAAAACGGCGAAATTCAGTATCCGGTCAGCGAGATTACGATCGCGGGTAACCTGAAAGACATGCTGCGTAATATTGTGACGGTGGGGAACGATATCGAAACCCGAAGCAATATCCAGTGTGGTTCCGTGTTGCTACCAGAGATGAAAATCGCAGGGGAATAA
- a CDS encoding RNA polymerase factor sigma-54, with protein MKQGLQLRLSQQLAMTPQLQQAIRLLQLSTLELQQEIQLALESNPLLEQTDQHDEIESFEKADSDSLDTGEALEQRDMPEELPLDATWDEIYSAGTPSGTGSDYRDEELPIYQGETTQTLQDYLMWQVELTPFSDTDAAIATSIVDAVDNTGYLTVPLGDILDSIGDDDVTLEEVEAVLKRVQRFDPVGVAARDLRDCLLVQLSQFDDSTPRLAEARLIVSDHLDLLANHDFRSLIRVTRLKEEVLKEALALIQSLDPRPGQSINTGESEYVIPDVLVRKVQGIWAVELNTDSVPRLQINQQYAALGNSVRNDSDGQFIRSNLQEARWLIKSLESRNDTLLKVTRCIVEQQKDFFDQGEEFMKPMVLADIAQAVDMHESTISRVTTQKFLHSPRGIFELKYFFSSHVNTDSGGEASSTAIRALVKKLIAAENPVKPLSDSKLTALLSDQGIIVARRTVAKYRESLSIPPSNQRKQLI; from the coding sequence ATGAAGCAAGGTTTGCAACTCAGGCTTAGCCAGCAACTGGCCATGACCCCACAGCTCCAACAGGCCATCCGCCTGTTGCAACTGTCCACGCTTGAATTGCAACAGGAGATTCAACTGGCGCTAGAAAGCAATCCGTTGCTCGAACAAACGGATCAGCACGACGAAATCGAGTCATTTGAAAAGGCAGATAGCGATTCACTGGATACCGGTGAAGCCCTTGAGCAAAGGGACATGCCGGAAGAATTGCCGCTCGATGCCACCTGGGATGAGATCTACTCCGCAGGCACGCCGTCGGGCACTGGCTCTGACTATCGCGATGAAGAACTCCCTATTTATCAAGGCGAAACCACGCAAACGCTTCAGGATTACCTGATGTGGCAGGTTGAGCTGACGCCATTTTCAGACACCGACGCGGCCATTGCGACTTCTATCGTCGATGCGGTAGACAATACAGGCTACCTGACCGTGCCGCTGGGGGACATCCTCGACAGCATCGGTGACGACGACGTGACGCTGGAAGAAGTCGAAGCCGTACTTAAACGCGTGCAACGCTTCGATCCCGTTGGCGTCGCCGCCCGCGATCTGCGTGATTGTCTGCTGGTACAGCTTTCCCAATTTGACGACAGCACACCGCGTCTGGCCGAAGCTCGCCTGATCGTCAGCGATCATCTCGATCTATTAGCCAACCATGATTTCCGCAGCCTGATCCGCGTTACCCGTCTGAAAGAAGAGGTGCTGAAAGAAGCGCTAGCGCTGATCCAATCGCTCGATCCACGTCCTGGGCAGTCGATCAACACCGGTGAATCCGAATACGTGATTCCTGACGTGCTGGTGCGCAAAGTTCAGGGAATCTGGGCCGTTGAACTGAATACCGATAGCGTTCCCCGATTGCAGATTAACCAGCAATATGCTGCTCTGGGCAACAGCGTACGTAACGACAGCGACGGGCAATTTATCCGCAGCAACCTGCAAGAAGCGCGCTGGCTCATCAAGAGCCTAGAAAGCCGCAATGACACGTTGCTGAAAGTGACCCGCTGTATCGTCGAGCAACAGAAGGATTTCTTCGATCAGGGTGAAGAATTCATGAAGCCCATGGTACTGGCAGACATCGCGCAGGCGGTGGATATGCATGAATCCACTATTTCACGCGTGACGACACAGAAGTTCCTGCACAGTCCGCGCGGCATTTTTGAGCTAAAATATTTCTTCTCCAGCCACGTAAATACCGATAGCGGTGGAGAAGCCTCGTCAACGGCAATTCGCGCGTTGGTGAAGAAGCTTATTGCAGCGGAAAACCCCGTGAAGCCACTAAGCGATAGCAAGCTTACGGCACTGCTCTCCGATCAGGGCATCATCGTGGCGCGCCGTACCGTTGCAAAATACCGAGAGTCTTTATCTATCCCACCATCAAATCAGCGTAAACAACTGATTTGA
- a CDS encoding lipopolysaccharide ABC transporter ATP-binding protein, which translates to MATLTAENLAKAYKGRKVVENVSLTVNSGEIVGLLGPNGAGKTTTFYMVVGIVPRDEGRIVIDDDDISLLPLHERALRGIGYLPQEASIFRRLSVYDNLMAVLQIRKDLTTEQQEDRANELMEEFHIIHLRDSLGQSLSGGERRRVEIARALAANPKFILLDEPFAGVDPISVLDIKKIIEHLRDSGLGVLITDHNVRETLDVCERAYIVSQGNLIAHGSPTEILADEQVKRVYLGEGFRL; encoded by the coding sequence ATGGCAACATTAACCGCAGAAAATTTGGCCAAGGCGTACAAAGGCCGTAAGGTCGTGGAAAACGTCAGCCTCACCGTCAATTCCGGTGAAATCGTCGGCCTGCTTGGGCCGAACGGGGCCGGTAAAACGACCACGTTCTACATGGTCGTCGGCATCGTCCCACGTGATGAAGGGCGCATCGTCATTGATGACGATGACATCAGCCTGCTCCCCCTGCACGAACGCGCCCTACGCGGCATTGGCTATCTGCCGCAGGAAGCCTCTATTTTCCGTCGCTTAAGCGTCTATGACAACCTGATGGCGGTGTTACAGATCCGTAAAGATTTGACGACCGAGCAACAGGAAGATCGTGCTAATGAACTAATGGAAGAATTCCATATTATTCATTTGCGCGATAGTCTGGGACAATCGCTGTCCGGTGGGGAAAGACGCCGCGTAGAGATTGCGCGGGCGCTGGCAGCGAATCCCAAATTCATCCTGCTGGATGAACCGTTTGCGGGCGTAGACCCGATCTCCGTACTGGATATTAAAAAAATCATTGAGCATCTGCGTGACAGCGGACTTGGCGTGTTGATTACCGATCATAACGTCCGCGAAACGCTTGATGTCTGTGAACGAGCCTATATCGTGAGTCAGGGCAACCTAATCGCCCACGGTTCACCGACCGAAATTTTGGCCGATGAACAGGTGAAACGCGTCTATCTGGGCGAAGGCTTCCGACTCTGA
- the ptsN gene encoding PTS IIA-like nitrogen regulatory protein PtsN, protein MSHDSVLQLSTVLRPECTRSTVHCQSKKRALEIISELAAKQLNIPSQIIFDAILTRERMGSTGIGGGIAIPHGKLEDDNALGAIGVFIQLEQPIAFDAIDNQAVDLLFALLVPAEQCKTHLHTLSLVAKRLADKTVCRRLRAAQSDEELYQIMTEAD, encoded by the coding sequence ATGAGCCACGATTCCGTATTGCAACTCAGCACTGTATTACGTCCTGAGTGCACCAGAAGCACCGTCCACTGCCAGAGTAAGAAACGGGCACTGGAAATTATCAGTGAGCTGGCCGCTAAGCAGCTTAATATTCCTTCGCAGATTATCTTTGATGCCATTCTCACGCGGGAACGTATGGGCAGTACGGGAATCGGCGGCGGCATTGCAATTCCTCACGGTAAGCTGGAAGACGATAATGCGCTGGGCGCCATCGGTGTTTTCATTCAGTTAGAGCAACCAATCGCTTTCGATGCCATTGATAATCAGGCCGTTGATCTGCTTTTTGCCTTGCTGGTTCCAGCGGAACAATGTAAAACCCATTTGCACACCCTGTCGCTTGTTGCCAAGCGACTGGCGGATAAAACGGTTTGCCGACGCCTGCGTGCGGCGCAAAGCGATGAAGAGCTGTACCAGATTATGACGGAAGCGGATTAA
- the lptA gene encoding lipopolysaccharide ABC transporter substrate-binding protein LptA translates to MKSKTNNLMRNTLIASSLFAVSISTFAVTGDSNQPIHIDSAQQSLDMQGNTVTFTGNVVVKQGTIEVKADKVVVTRPQGGQGSEVVEGYGNPVTFYQMQDNGKPVKGHAQKIRYELATDFLVLTGNAYLEQQDSNVKGDRITYLVKQQQMEATSDKGKRVTTVLVPSQLQDKENKSQPSRSQQPQPRVTE, encoded by the coding sequence ATGAAATCCAAAACCAATAACCTGATGCGTAACACCCTGATCGCCAGCTCGCTGTTCGCCGTCAGCATTTCCACCTTTGCCGTCACGGGCGATAGCAACCAACCTATTCACATTGATTCAGCACAGCAATCTCTGGACATGCAGGGCAACACGGTGACGTTCACCGGCAATGTTGTCGTTAAGCAAGGGACGATTGAAGTGAAAGCCGACAAGGTCGTCGTGACGCGCCCACAGGGCGGGCAAGGCAGTGAAGTGGTAGAAGGTTACGGTAACCCTGTGACGTTCTATCAGATGCAGGACAACGGCAAACCGGTAAAAGGTCACGCACAGAAAATCCGCTACGAGCTGGCCACCGACTTTCTGGTGCTGACAGGCAATGCCTATCTGGAACAACAGGACAGCAATGTAAAAGGCGATCGCATCACCTATCTGGTGAAACAACAGCAGATGGAAGCGACCAGCGACAAAGGAAAACGCGTGACGACGGTGTTAGTCCCTTCTCAGCTTCAGGATAAAGAGAACAAGAGTCAGCCTTCTCGTTCTCAACAACCGCAACCACGGGTCACTGAATAA
- a CDS encoding nucleoside diphosphate kinase regulator: MTKPNLTISELDAERLDKLLEQPAFADSDIAQALNDELDRAEILPSASIPSHVVTMNSRVRFRDLNTNEEHIRTLVYPAAVKDSKEPLSVMAPLGAALLGMHVGSAITWQLPNGEETRIEVLELLYQPEAAGEYHR; the protein is encoded by the coding sequence ATGACGAAACCTAACCTGACAATCAGTGAATTGGATGCAGAACGTCTGGATAAGTTATTGGAGCAGCCCGCCTTTGCGGACAGCGATATCGCACAGGCGTTGAATGACGAACTGGATCGGGCAGAAATTCTGCCTTCAGCATCGATTCCCTCACATGTCGTCACCATGAATAGTCGGGTGCGTTTCCGCGATCTGAATACCAATGAAGAGCATATTCGCACGCTGGTTTATCCAGCCGCTGTGAAGGACAGTAAAGAACCGCTGTCGGTGATGGCTCCGCTGGGCGCAGCACTATTGGGAATGCATGTGGGAAGCGCTATCACCTGGCAACTGCCAAACGGTGAAGAAACGCGAATTGAAGTGCTAGAACTACTCTATCAGCCAGAAGCCGCAGGCGAGTACCACCGCTAA